One genomic segment of Microbacterium sp. ProA8 includes these proteins:
- a CDS encoding FAD-dependent oxidoreductase, which produces MSAREVSPAKQREIERMTKPALSEAQWQRLLAFGEPHDVTEGEYLFQAGDLDYDLILVDTGEVEIVRVAFGWVDETVVGTMGPRSFVGELGLLNGQGAFLSARASQAGRMLRVNRARLRLLMAEDDELCDIVLQALWARREMLRRGPAALTLKLVGPRSSRDFLTLRRFAERLDLVHTAVELGPGDLGALGEHGITLDDLPVAFIQGEPMPRATPGTVAERLGLSYHARADEVVDLVVVGGGPAGLAAAIYGASEGLDTVLLDAVAPGGQAAATSRIENFLGFPFGVSGGDLIGQASLQALKFGVRVYAPCEAVDLRPVGDDIDIALTDGRLIRTRTVIVTSGAAYRTLDLERWNEFEGAGIFYAATPLELRQVLESPVVVVGGANSAGQASLYLAANGCPVHLVVRGSDLGSRMSSYLVDRLLEDPRIDVHTGSRVVGLGGESALERVSIDSVGDVAARGLFCFIGAEPATAWLAELDRDADGFLRTGTDVSVQALQRWQGLGREPLPFETSVPRIFAAGDVRRGSMKRVAAAVGEGSSAVASVHRALADFR; this is translated from the coding sequence ATGAGCGCGCGCGAGGTCTCGCCGGCGAAGCAGCGAGAGATCGAACGGATGACGAAGCCCGCGCTGTCGGAGGCGCAGTGGCAGCGGCTGCTGGCGTTCGGCGAGCCGCACGATGTCACGGAGGGCGAGTATCTCTTCCAGGCGGGCGATCTCGACTACGACCTGATCCTGGTGGACACCGGCGAGGTCGAGATCGTCCGAGTCGCGTTCGGCTGGGTCGACGAGACGGTGGTCGGCACGATGGGCCCGCGCAGCTTCGTCGGCGAGCTGGGGCTGCTCAACGGGCAGGGGGCGTTCCTCTCGGCTCGCGCGTCGCAAGCGGGCCGGATGCTGCGGGTGAACCGGGCACGGCTGCGGCTGCTGATGGCCGAGGACGACGAGCTCTGCGACATCGTGCTGCAGGCGCTGTGGGCCCGGCGCGAGATGCTCCGTCGCGGACCGGCCGCGCTGACCCTCAAGCTGGTCGGTCCCCGCTCGTCACGCGACTTCCTGACGCTGCGGCGCTTCGCGGAGAGGCTCGACCTCGTCCACACGGCGGTCGAGCTCGGCCCGGGCGATCTCGGCGCGCTCGGCGAGCACGGGATCACCCTCGACGACCTTCCCGTCGCGTTCATCCAGGGTGAGCCCATGCCCCGCGCGACGCCGGGCACGGTCGCGGAGCGCCTGGGGCTGAGCTATCACGCGCGCGCCGACGAGGTCGTGGATCTCGTCGTCGTGGGCGGCGGGCCCGCCGGGCTCGCCGCGGCGATCTATGGTGCGTCCGAAGGTCTCGACACGGTGCTGCTGGATGCCGTCGCCCCGGGCGGGCAGGCGGCGGCGACGTCGAGGATCGAGAACTTCCTGGGTTTCCCGTTCGGGGTCAGCGGCGGCGACCTGATCGGCCAGGCCTCGCTGCAGGCGCTGAAGTTCGGGGTGCGCGTCTATGCGCCCTGCGAGGCCGTCGACCTGCGCCCTGTCGGGGACGACATCGACATCGCCCTCACCGATGGGCGCCTCATCCGCACCCGCACCGTGATCGTCACCTCCGGCGCCGCATATCGCACGCTCGATCTGGAGCGGTGGAACGAGTTCGAGGGCGCCGGCATCTTCTACGCCGCGACGCCGCTGGAGCTCCGCCAGGTGCTGGAGTCGCCGGTCGTGGTCGTGGGCGGCGCGAACTCCGCGGGCCAGGCGTCGCTGTACCTCGCGGCGAACGGATGCCCCGTGCACCTGGTGGTGCGCGGCTCCGACCTCGGCAGCCGGATGTCGTCGTACCTCGTGGACCGCCTGCTCGAAGACCCGCGGATCGACGTCCACACCGGCTCGCGCGTCGTCGGGCTCGGCGGCGAATCCGCGCTCGAGCGCGTGAGCATCGATTCCGTCGGGGACGTCGCGGCGCGCGGGCTCTTCTGCTTCATCGGCGCCGAACCCGCCACGGCGTGGCTGGCCGAGCTCGACCGCGATGCCGACGGGTTCCTGCGCACCGGCACCGACGTCTCTGTCCAGGCGCTTCAGCGCTGGCAGGGCCTCGGGCGGGAGCCGCTGCCGTTCGAGACGTCCGTGCCGCGGATCTTCGCAGCCGGCGATGTGCGCCGCGGCTCGATGAAGCGCGTCGCTGCGGCGGTCGGCGAGGGCTCCAGCGCCGTCGCATCGGTGCACCGCGCGCTCGCCGACTTCCGCTGA
- a CDS encoding S8 family serine peptidase has protein sequence MRSRIVSILAACAVTLGVLALAPPANAAPPDRVRVIVQLDRKASADQVVRGVAGGATDVKKTATMPYVIMEVPEPAVKGLRHNPHVVGVVEDFADPPALANTLAVVNADDVQALGYTGAGATVAILDSGIDADHPFFGSRIVAQHCFSDPDDDDGDGDEASLCPDGTTEDTSADIDSDNNATCVDGGGNICDHGTHVAGIAAGSSADDAGGSPPGNGVAPDAQIIAVQVFTRVNVASDCAPNPAPCVLSYVSDQIQGLDWVRGQAAANPAWNVVASNMSLGGGNNSSACDGDSRKAAIDSNLAAGIATVIASGNNSFLNAVGAPGCISTAFTVGRTNDDDTTTNSGNRGPLIDVMAPGSSIDSSIDDDVYGSKSGTSMSTPFVAGALAVLRSAYPSRPIANLLADITSTGVPITYTTNAAGTTTNTTPRLDLLAALQSANAAPVVTADAAAVMVDEGSQATNSGTATDADGTITALTASIGTVTPSGSTWSWSYTPPDGPADATVTITATDDKGETGETSFSLHVDNVAPAVVVDSVTAADENDVVTLAAHFADPGVNDTHTASVDWGDGTVTAATVTGTSVEATHVYGDDGSFPVTLTVTDNDGGAGSDAGTATVSNVAPTAEITGPPTTSWNGQDIVFGTAGDPVAFEARGTDPGSDDLVFAWDYGDGATASHTSLVNPPAVDADPSPSIQPRDVTDAAPHTYAIACAATTGVEVSDDDGGSASDDVQVVILGTSTDAGTLGVWQTDYRDKRSALHTVDEKLCLLSVVRVLSAVFDEKVPLTTIPEAVSALWPKQTKNAENQFDAHLLSLWLNVADGSIALSDPVDTNGDGTADSTVGAVIQAGEAERTAANPSQSALTSFKNLYEAINAAA, from the coding sequence ATGAGGTCCAGGATCGTCTCGATACTCGCTGCCTGTGCGGTGACGCTCGGTGTGCTGGCGCTCGCGCCACCCGCGAACGCCGCCCCGCCGGATCGGGTGCGCGTCATCGTGCAGCTCGACCGCAAGGCGTCGGCTGACCAGGTCGTGCGAGGAGTCGCCGGGGGAGCGACCGATGTGAAGAAGACGGCGACGATGCCGTACGTGATCATGGAGGTGCCGGAGCCGGCAGTGAAGGGACTGCGCCACAATCCGCACGTCGTCGGAGTGGTGGAGGACTTCGCGGATCCGCCCGCGCTCGCCAACACGCTGGCGGTCGTGAACGCCGACGACGTCCAGGCGCTCGGTTACACCGGGGCTGGTGCCACCGTCGCCATCCTCGACTCGGGCATCGACGCCGACCACCCGTTCTTCGGGTCGCGCATCGTCGCCCAGCACTGCTTCTCGGACCCCGACGACGATGACGGCGACGGCGACGAGGCGAGCCTCTGCCCCGACGGCACGACCGAGGACACCTCCGCCGACATCGACAGCGACAACAACGCGACCTGTGTGGACGGCGGCGGCAACATCTGCGACCACGGCACCCACGTCGCGGGCATCGCGGCCGGCAGCTCGGCCGACGACGCCGGCGGTTCGCCGCCGGGCAACGGGGTCGCGCCCGACGCGCAGATCATCGCGGTGCAGGTGTTCACGCGGGTCAACGTCGCGAGCGACTGTGCACCCAACCCCGCACCCTGCGTGCTGTCGTACGTCTCGGATCAGATCCAGGGACTCGACTGGGTGCGAGGCCAGGCGGCGGCGAACCCGGCATGGAACGTCGTGGCGAGCAACATGAGCCTCGGGGGCGGCAACAACTCGTCCGCCTGCGACGGCGACAGCCGCAAGGCCGCGATCGACAGCAACCTCGCTGCCGGCATCGCGACGGTCATCGCCTCCGGGAACAACTCGTTCCTCAACGCGGTGGGCGCGCCCGGCTGCATCTCGACGGCGTTCACCGTCGGCCGCACCAACGACGACGACACGACGACGAACTCGGGCAACCGCGGTCCGCTCATCGATGTCATGGCCCCGGGCTCGTCGATCGACTCCTCGATCGACGACGACGTGTACGGCAGCAAGAGCGGCACGTCCATGTCGACTCCGTTCGTCGCCGGTGCGCTGGCCGTGCTGCGCTCGGCCTACCCGTCGCGACCCATCGCGAACCTGCTGGCCGACATCACGTCGACCGGCGTGCCGATCACGTACACCACGAACGCGGCCGGGACGACGACGAACACGACGCCGCGCCTCGACCTGCTCGCGGCGCTGCAGTCGGCGAACGCGGCCCCCGTGGTCACCGCGGACGCTGCGGCGGTCATGGTCGACGAGGGGTCGCAGGCGACGAACTCCGGAACGGCGACGGATGCCGACGGCACCATCACCGCGCTCACTGCGAGCATCGGCACCGTGACGCCCTCGGGCTCGACGTGGTCGTGGTCGTACACGCCCCCGGACGGACCCGCCGATGCGACCGTGACCATCACCGCGACGGACGACAAGGGTGAGACGGGAGAAACCTCGTTCTCGCTGCACGTCGACAACGTCGCTCCGGCGGTCGTGGTCGACTCGGTCACCGCAGCCGACGAGAACGACGTCGTGACGCTCGCCGCGCATTTCGCCGACCCGGGTGTGAACGACACGCACACGGCCAGCGTCGATTGGGGCGACGGCACCGTGACGGCCGCCACCGTGACCGGCACATCGGTCGAGGCGACGCACGTCTACGGCGACGACGGCTCGTTCCCGGTCACCCTCACGGTGACCGACAACGACGGCGGCGCGGGCTCCGACGCGGGCACCGCGACGGTGTCCAACGTCGCCCCGACGGCCGAGATCACCGGACCGCCGACGACGTCGTGGAACGGCCAGGACATCGTGTTCGGCACCGCCGGTGACCCGGTGGCCTTCGAGGCGCGGGGCACCGACCCGGGCAGCGACGACCTCGTGTTCGCGTGGGACTACGGTGACGGCGCGACGGCCAGTCACACGAGCCTGGTGAACCCGCCGGCCGTCGACGCGGACCCGAGCCCGAGCATCCAGCCTCGGGATGTGACGGATGCCGCACCGCACACGTACGCGATCGCGTGCGCTGCGACGACCGGCGTCGAGGTGTCGGACGACGACGGAGGCTCGGCATCCGACGATGTCCAGGTCGTGATCCTCGGCACCAGCACCGATGCCGGAACGCTGGGCGTGTGGCAGACCGACTACCGCGACAAGCGCAGCGCGCTGCACACGGTGGACGAGAAGCTGTGCCTCCTCTCGGTCGTGCGGGTGCTCAGCGCCGTGTTCGACGAGAAGGTGCCGCTGACGACCATCCCGGAGGCGGTGTCGGCGCTGTGGCCGAAGCAGACGAAGAACGCGGAGAACCAGTTCGACGCGCATCTGCTGTCGCTGTGGCTCAACGTCGCCGACGGGTCCATCGCGCTGAGCGATCCGGTCGACACCAACGGGGACGGCACAGCCGACTCCACGGTGGGCGCCGTGATCCAGGCCGGTGAGGCCGAGCGCACGGCGGCGAACCCGTCGCAGAGCGCGCTCACCTCGTTCAAGAACCTGTACGAGGCGATCAACGCGGCCGCCTGA
- a CDS encoding NADP-dependent oxidoreductase, which translates to MKAFAVSAYKGPLEPIEVPEPHVGRSDVLVRVRAAGVNVLDEKIRLGEFRQILPHAFPLILGHDVAGTVIRVGADVRGPKPGDTVYGRADDDHIGTFAERIAVNEADVAIAPVSVDIAAAASLPLVALTAWQALVERGRVRPGQKVLIHGGAGGVGSIAIQLAKHLGATVATTAGSADAPFVRDLGADIVIDYRSEDFVQQLSGFDLVLDGVGGENLERSLRILQPGGRAIGIAGPPDPQFARDAGLNPLVRLAIRGLSRKVRRHARKLGVGYEFLFMHASGEQLRDISRLVDEGVLRPMVGRVLHFDQTAEALRLVAAGGSRGKTVVSMP; encoded by the coding sequence ATGAAGGCGTTCGCCGTTTCTGCATACAAGGGTCCCCTCGAGCCGATCGAGGTGCCCGAACCGCACGTCGGGCGCTCCGACGTGCTCGTTCGCGTGCGCGCCGCCGGGGTCAACGTCCTCGATGAGAAGATCCGGCTCGGCGAGTTCCGGCAGATCCTGCCGCACGCGTTTCCGCTCATCCTGGGCCACGATGTCGCGGGAACGGTGATCAGGGTCGGCGCGGACGTGCGGGGCCCCAAGCCCGGCGACACGGTCTATGGCCGCGCGGACGACGATCACATCGGCACGTTCGCCGAGCGCATCGCGGTGAACGAAGCCGACGTCGCAATCGCTCCAGTCTCCGTCGACATCGCGGCGGCGGCCTCGCTCCCCCTGGTGGCGCTGACGGCGTGGCAGGCGCTGGTGGAGCGCGGCCGGGTTCGACCGGGCCAGAAGGTGCTCATCCACGGCGGCGCCGGCGGGGTCGGGTCGATCGCGATCCAGCTGGCCAAGCACCTGGGCGCGACGGTCGCCACAACGGCCGGCAGCGCCGATGCACCGTTCGTGCGCGATCTGGGCGCGGACATCGTCATCGACTACCGGTCCGAGGACTTCGTGCAGCAGCTCAGCGGCTTCGACCTCGTGCTCGACGGCGTCGGCGGCGAGAACCTGGAGAGGTCGCTGCGCATCCTGCAGCCCGGCGGGCGAGCCATCGGCATCGCGGGCCCTCCCGACCCGCAGTTCGCACGGGATGCCGGACTCAACCCCCTCGTGCGGCTCGCGATCCGCGGCCTCAGCCGGAAGGTGCGCAGGCACGCGCGAAAGCTCGGCGTCGGCTACGAGTTCCTGTTCATGCACGCCAGCGGCGAGCAGCTGCGTGACATCAGCCGATTGGTCGACGAGGGCGTGCTGCGGCCGATGGTCGGACGAGTGCTCCACTTCGACCAGACGGCCGAGGCGCTCCGCCTCGTCGCGGCGGGCGGCTCACGCGGGAAGACCGTCGTGAGCATGCCGTAG
- a CDS encoding 3-oxoacyl-[acyl-carrier-protein] synthase III C-terminal domain-containing protein, translating into MGATATAYLTGFGRYLPGAPVDNDGIVARLGGDDPVTARIRRRVLEANGIRQRHYALDEQGEPTELNEELAVKALRAALDDRGIDATDLRMLACATTMGDVLVPGFASMVHGRLGGGPMQLLSASGVCASSLAALDAAVSKIRLGDHPRAAVVGSELPSRSLRQRRYDGIRAGMDSHFLRWMLSDGAGAVIVEFQPHPDKPSLRVDWVRHVSLAHEYDVCMRAGMVGPEPAVGGTWQDVGIADAEAAGMFLLRQDVGMLDDLADAGIRQFEELVAIGLVDVRHLDHVICHYSTNMFRDVAFEALRRRIPTLDTDRWFSNLETRGNTGSASIFIALEEAWHAGRFAPGETVLLAVPESGRFSFAFAHLTVVAPPDQQGAST; encoded by the coding sequence ATGGGCGCAACGGCGACTGCCTACCTCACCGGCTTCGGCCGGTATCTGCCGGGTGCGCCCGTCGACAACGACGGCATCGTGGCCCGGCTCGGCGGCGACGACCCCGTCACGGCGCGTATCCGCCGCCGCGTCCTGGAGGCCAACGGCATCCGTCAGCGGCATTATGCGCTCGACGAGCAGGGTGAACCGACCGAGCTGAACGAGGAGCTCGCCGTGAAGGCCCTCCGTGCGGCGCTCGACGATCGCGGCATCGATGCGACCGACCTCCGCATGCTGGCGTGCGCGACGACGATGGGCGACGTCCTCGTGCCCGGATTCGCCTCGATGGTGCACGGACGCCTCGGCGGCGGACCGATGCAGCTGCTGTCGGCATCGGGCGTCTGCGCGTCGAGCCTGGCAGCGCTCGACGCCGCCGTCAGCAAGATCCGCCTCGGTGACCATCCGCGGGCCGCCGTCGTCGGCTCGGAGCTGCCGAGCCGGAGCCTCCGGCAGCGGCGCTACGACGGCATCCGCGCCGGCATGGACTCCCACTTCCTCCGATGGATGCTGTCGGACGGCGCCGGCGCCGTCATCGTGGAGTTCCAGCCGCACCCCGACAAGCCCTCGCTGCGGGTCGACTGGGTGCGTCACGTCTCCCTGGCCCACGAGTACGACGTGTGCATGCGCGCCGGGATGGTCGGCCCCGAGCCGGCCGTGGGCGGCACCTGGCAGGACGTCGGCATCGCCGACGCCGAGGCCGCCGGGATGTTCCTGCTTCGTCAGGACGTGGGGATGCTCGATGACCTGGCGGATGCCGGGATCCGGCAGTTCGAGGAGCTCGTCGCCATCGGGCTCGTCGACGTGCGACACCTCGACCACGTCATCTGCCACTACAGCACCAACATGTTCCGCGACGTCGCGTTCGAGGCGCTGCGCCGCCGCATCCCCACGCTCGACACAGACCGCTGGTTCTCGAACCTCGAGACCCGCGGCAACACCGGATCCGCGAGCATCTTCATCGCCCTCGAAGAGGCCTGGCACGCCGGGCGGTTCGCGCCCGGCGAGACGGTGCTGCTCGCGGTGCCCGAGTCGGGACGATTCTCGTTCGCCTTCGCCCACCTCACGGTGGTCGCCCCACCGGATCAGCAAGGAGCATCGACATGA
- a CDS encoding MFS transporter — protein sequence MHTSDSAAAKALPAADPSRWRILALLGVAQLMLIVDVTVVAIALPDMQADLGLDRTTVAWVASVYALVFGGLMLLGGKAADILGPRRVVVAGLTVFVAASLLAGLAGSGEMLLLARALQGVGAAAMSPAALSVIVRTFAGAELTRALGVWSALGGAGAAIGVLLGGLLTAGPGWPWVFFVNVPVGILLLIGLVRSVRSLPGSGGRLDVFGAALVTAATGAAVYGLAAAGDDGWLSASTVITVCAALVGYALFAWRIRTVAAPLIEPAMLGRGPVLRGLGLIFVAAALMISVFFLGSFSLQHLHGFTALETGLSFLPVAAATILGATLGGRIIPRWGVRTVSVTGLLITAAGLAAAAGIFSMTALIVGTSVAGFGVGAVFVAASGSMFSAVEPAEAGVASGALSTFHEFGAAAGVSAVSSVAAAALVAPGFAAFASGYWFAAAVALLTGLASLLWPRRAG from the coding sequence GTGCACACCTCAGATTCCGCGGCCGCGAAGGCCCTTCCCGCCGCCGATCCGTCCCGCTGGCGGATCCTCGCCCTCCTGGGGGTGGCGCAGCTGATGCTGATCGTCGACGTCACGGTCGTCGCGATCGCGTTGCCCGACATGCAGGCCGATCTCGGCTTGGACCGCACCACCGTCGCGTGGGTCGCGAGCGTCTACGCCCTCGTGTTCGGCGGCTTGATGCTGCTCGGCGGCAAGGCTGCCGACATCCTGGGTCCGCGCCGTGTGGTGGTGGCGGGCCTGACGGTGTTCGTCGCGGCCTCGCTGCTCGCCGGGCTCGCGGGAAGCGGCGAGATGCTGCTGCTCGCCCGCGCGCTCCAGGGCGTGGGAGCAGCGGCGATGTCGCCCGCCGCCCTGTCGGTGATCGTGCGGACGTTCGCGGGCGCGGAGCTCACCCGCGCCCTCGGCGTGTGGTCGGCCCTCGGCGGCGCGGGCGCCGCGATCGGCGTGCTGCTCGGTGGTCTGCTGACCGCCGGGCCGGGGTGGCCGTGGGTGTTCTTCGTCAACGTGCCCGTCGGCATCCTGCTGCTGATCGGGCTCGTGCGATCGGTCCGATCGCTGCCGGGATCGGGCGGCCGCCTCGACGTGTTCGGCGCGGCGCTGGTGACGGCGGCGACGGGTGCCGCGGTGTACGGACTCGCCGCGGCCGGTGATGACGGCTGGTTGAGCGCCTCCACCGTGATTACGGTCTGCGCCGCGCTGGTGGGATACGCGCTCTTCGCCTGGCGGATCCGCACCGTCGCAGCCCCGCTCATCGAACCGGCGATGCTCGGACGAGGACCGGTGCTGCGGGGGCTGGGGCTGATCTTCGTCGCGGCCGCCCTGATGATCTCGGTCTTCTTCCTCGGCTCGTTCTCGCTCCAGCACCTCCATGGATTCACCGCGCTGGAGACGGGGCTGTCGTTCCTGCCCGTCGCGGCCGCCACCATCCTCGGCGCGACGCTCGGCGGCCGCATCATCCCGCGGTGGGGCGTGCGGACGGTCTCGGTGACGGGGTTGCTCATCACTGCTGCGGGACTCGCGGCAGCGGCAGGGATCTTCTCCATGACGGCGTTGATCGTCGGCACGAGCGTGGCGGGCTTCGGCGTGGGCGCGGTGTTCGTCGCGGCGTCGGGCAGCATGTTCTCCGCTGTGGAGCCGGCCGAGGCCGGCGTCGCGTCGGGCGCGCTGAGCACCTTCCACGAGTTCGGCGCCGCTGCAGGGGTCTCGGCCGTGTCGAGCGTGGCGGCCGCGGCCCTCGTGGCTCCAGGATTCGCCGCGTTCGCTTCGGGCTACTGGTTCGCCGCCGCCGTAGCGCTCCTCACGGGCCTGGCGTCGCTGCTGTGGCCGCGACGCGCGGGCTGA
- a CDS encoding GNAT family N-acetyltransferase, with protein sequence MTTAEAARRQALRITTDAGVLLRRPCEADAPGVFAVHGDPSVYRFDPQETHADVEHSARFLVPILDHWAEHGFGYWTVLLPAADWPEGVPGADVADGARVFAGLGGIRHHTLDGRPVLNVYYRFAPAAQGRGLARTVVEQALALAPLLAPGTDVVVRTRPANVVARHVAERAGFVDEGLEPGTTDMQLLRRRF encoded by the coding sequence ATGACGACCGCCGAGGCAGCGCGCCGACAAGCGCTGCGGATCACCACCGACGCCGGGGTGCTGCTGCGCCGACCGTGCGAAGCCGACGCCCCGGGGGTCTTCGCCGTCCACGGCGATCCTTCCGTCTACCGCTTCGACCCGCAGGAGACGCACGCCGACGTCGAGCATTCCGCGCGGTTCCTGGTGCCGATACTCGACCACTGGGCCGAGCACGGGTTCGGCTACTGGACGGTGCTCCTCCCCGCTGCGGACTGGCCGGAGGGCGTGCCCGGCGCCGACGTCGCCGACGGAGCCCGGGTGTTCGCCGGTCTCGGCGGCATCCGGCATCACACCCTGGATGGCCGGCCGGTGCTCAATGTGTACTACCGCTTCGCCCCGGCCGCACAGGGACGAGGACTGGCGCGCACCGTCGTGGAGCAGGCGCTGGCGTTGGCGCCCCTCCTCGCGCCGGGCACCGACGTCGTGGTGCGCACCCGCCCGGCGAACGTCGTCGCACGCCATGTCGCCGAGCGCGCCGGCTTCGTCGACGAGGGTCTGGAGCCCGGCACCACCGACATGCAGCTGCTGCGCCGCCGCTTCTGA
- a CDS encoding TetR/AcrR family transcriptional regulator has product MAAAGTKVPAPAGASAHDRAKRADAVRNIEAIIAAATRLLAVDPDASVNDIAKAANVGRVTLYGHFDSRASLIREVVDRAISQTEEALANLDLDGDPRESLGRLLEATWHLTHRFGAVVVAASQALPPEQIRRAHDEPAVRVRALLERGRDAGEFRPDMPIDWQISVIQAILHGASAAVHRGEITAEEAPALVRDTSLAALAV; this is encoded by the coding sequence GTGGCCGCAGCGGGAACGAAGGTCCCTGCACCTGCGGGTGCGTCCGCCCACGATCGGGCGAAGCGGGCGGACGCCGTGCGCAACATCGAGGCCATCATCGCCGCCGCCACGAGGCTCCTCGCCGTCGACCCTGACGCGAGCGTCAACGATATCGCCAAGGCGGCGAACGTCGGGCGGGTGACCCTTTACGGTCACTTCGACTCTCGGGCGAGCCTCATCCGTGAGGTCGTGGACCGCGCGATCTCGCAGACCGAGGAGGCACTGGCGAACCTCGACCTCGACGGCGACCCTCGCGAATCTCTCGGTCGCCTGCTCGAGGCCACCTGGCATCTGACCCACCGGTTCGGTGCCGTCGTCGTCGCGGCGTCTCAAGCATTGCCGCCCGAGCAGATCCGCCGTGCACACGACGAGCCCGCGGTTCGCGTGCGGGCACTGCTCGAGCGCGGACGCGACGCCGGCGAATTCCGCCCCGACATGCCCATCGACTGGCAGATCAGCGTCATCCAGGCGATCCTGCACGGGGCGTCGGCTGCCGTTCACCGCGGCGAGATCACCGCCGAAGAGGCGCCCGCTCTGGTGCGCGACACGAGCCTCGCCGCGCTCGCCGTCTGA
- a CDS encoding iron-containing redox enzyme family protein, which yields MSTTTTAATEVTPAGAETLFERLADVWVELEERLDAVPLLARLAEGTVTLDDYRRLLFNLRQQVVDGSPWISRAAASFDIDHFELRSAAIRHAEEEHRDYLMIERDYVAIGGSLDELRAGRKNVGSEALSGYMFHYAARPNPVGLLGAMFIIEGLGAKRAAGWAARFQEVLGLADNQVHFMRYHQDADAEHTGNLEAILTSGAIDDRAADEIVRCAQVVARLYALQLEELDR from the coding sequence ATGAGCACCACCACGACTGCGGCCACCGAGGTGACGCCTGCGGGCGCCGAAACGCTGTTCGAACGGCTCGCCGACGTCTGGGTCGAGCTCGAGGAGCGTCTCGATGCCGTGCCGCTCCTCGCGCGGCTCGCCGAAGGGACGGTGACGCTCGACGACTACCGGCGGCTGCTCTTCAATCTTCGCCAGCAGGTGGTCGACGGATCGCCGTGGATCTCTCGTGCGGCCGCCAGCTTCGACATCGACCACTTCGAGCTGCGCTCCGCAGCGATCCGCCATGCCGAGGAGGAGCACCGCGACTACCTCATGATCGAGCGGGACTACGTCGCGATCGGCGGCTCTCTCGACGAGCTGCGCGCCGGACGTAAGAACGTCGGCTCCGAGGCGCTCTCAGGGTACATGTTCCACTACGCCGCCCGGCCGAATCCGGTGGGGCTGCTGGGGGCGATGTTCATCATCGAAGGGCTCGGCGCGAAGCGCGCCGCCGGGTGGGCGGCCCGCTTCCAGGAGGTGCTCGGGCTCGCCGACAATCAGGTGCATTTCATGCGCTACCACCAGGATGCCGACGCCGAGCACACCGGGAATCTCGAGGCCATCCTGACCTCGGGTGCGATCGACGACCGGGCGGCCGACGAGATCGTCCGCTGCGCGCAGGTGGTCGCCCGGCTCTACGCGCTGCAGCTCGAGGAACTGGATCGCTGA
- a CDS encoding UBP-type zinc finger domain-containing protein has product MSLDEIDPTVPPSGEGCADCDAVGGWWVHLRRCAVCGHVGCCDTSPAQHATAHFRSSGHRYVRSFEPGESWFWDYIDADYVDGPELAPPVARPDFQPSPGPADRLPADWRELIHR; this is encoded by the coding sequence ATGAGCCTGGATGAGATCGACCCCACCGTGCCGCCTTCGGGCGAGGGCTGCGCCGATTGCGACGCGGTCGGCGGCTGGTGGGTGCACCTGCGGCGATGCGCCGTGTGCGGACATGTCGGATGCTGCGACACGTCGCCCGCGCAGCACGCGACGGCGCACTTCCGCTCCAGCGGCCACCGCTACGTGCGCAGCTTCGAGCCGGGCGAGAGCTGGTTCTGGGACTACATCGATGCGGACTACGTGGACGGTCCGGAACTCGCGCCGCCCGTGGCCCGACCCGACTTTCAGCCATCGCCGGGTCCGGCGGACAGGCTGCCGGCCGACTGGCGGGAGCTGATCCACCGATGA